The Methanobrevibacter sp. DNA window AATACCTGCTTTGAGTTTGATACCAATTTCTTCATCAATTTCAATCATTAAATCTTCGATATCTTTTTCAGTTAATCCATTACATGGAGCCATGAAGTTGTCTCCACCAATGAAGAATAATAATGCCCCTCTTTTGATTAATTTAGTCATTAAGTAATGTTGAGCTTTATTAACACTAAAACTTGTATCAAAAGCAGATTCAATATCAGTGAAAGTTTCTGTTACACTGTTAATATCAATGTGAGCTGCTTGAACAAAGCTATCTTCTTCACTAACTAAACTATCAATAGCTAAGATTTCTTTTCTTTCTCCTGATTGAGCACTACCTGCTTTTTGAAGAGCAATAGTTGCTAATTTTTGAGCTTCATGCGGAGTATCAGCAGCACCTACACCCATACTTACTGTGATAGGATATTTATTTCTAATAGATCTTTGAATTCTTAAATGATCTTCTTCGTTAATACCATTTGAAATTGCGAGTAAGTTATCAAATCTAGTGAAGAAAACTAAACCTTTTTTAGATCCAAAATAACTGTTTAAATCAGCGAATAATCTCGCTTGAAGAATTTGTAAGTCTGATTCAGTTCTTGGTCTTGGAGTTACAGTCCAAGGTCCGTAATTGTCAATTTGTATTAATGTCATTTGTATCATTGAATACCCTCCTCCCTATATATCTAAGGAATACTGTCAATAATCATTTGCGCCAAATTTTTTTTAGCATCTAAATTATTCATTATTGTATTTGTAACTATTACCTTATTAATTATTTGATTTATTTCAGCTTTTTTAACATTATCTTGAATATCAATTACAATTGTATCTAAAAAATCTTCATACAATGATGCAACACCAACAGAGGAAACATCAATATTCAATGCTTTCATGAATTTGCTTGCAGGCCCTGAGACAGAATCAGAACCAATAATTGGTGATACTGCAATAACATAAGTATCTTTTAATGCTTCACGAACACCCTCTAGAGACAATATTGGTGAAATTGAAGTAATTGGATTTGACGGTCCGATAATTACTGCATCTGAATCTTTAATTGCATCAACAATACCATCAGTTGGTGAAACCTCAGAAAATTTAAGGTCGATAACATCAGGTTCAGATTGATGTTTGATTAAAAAATCATGGAACTCCAATTCTCCAATATCAGTAATTATTTTGATTTCAGAATCTTCTTCACTCATTGGAATAATTTTTGATTGAAGACCCATATTTTCTGCCTGGATTTCACATGCTTTGCTAAGACCATACTTTTCCATCAATTGTGTCTTTTGTATTTTAGTTGCACGATCAATATCTCCAATCCTAAGTAATTCAGGACATCCTAATTCTTCAAGACGTTCATGAGTTATGAAAGTGTCATTCTTAACACCATACCAAAATTCATCATTAATCATATCTGCCATAGTATATAATACAGTGTCAATATCTGCAGATACATAAACACCAGAAAAATAATCATTTTCCAATGTATTAACAATGATTGTCAAATCACTAGGATCAACAACTTCTTTTAAACCCTGTAATAATTTTGGAGTACCAGTTCCACCAGATAAAACAGTAATCATAAAAACCACTTAATTTCTAAATACATCAAATTCTTTTGGCATAAGTACAGATTTAATATTTGAATCTACATCTCTTAAAGTATCAAAAGCATTGAAACCACGAATAACAACAACAGGAAGTCCCTCATCAGCCTGACCCATTATAAGTGATGCAGCTGAAGCCAATTCGTCACAA harbors:
- the cofD gene encoding 2-phospho-L-lactate transferase produces the protein MITVLSGGTGTPKLLQGLKEVVDPSDLTIIVNTLENDYFSGVYVSADIDTVLYTMADMINDEFWYGVKNDTFITHERLEELGCPELLRIGDIDRATKIQKTQLMEKYGLSKACEIQAENMGLQSKIIPMSEEDSEIKIITDIGELEFHDFLIKHQSEPDVIDLKFSEVSPTDGIVDAIKDSDAVIIGPSNPITSISPILSLEGVREALKDTYVIAVSPIIGSDSVSGPASKFMKALNIDVSSVGVASLYEDFLDTIVIDIQDNVKKAEINQIINKVIVTNTIMNNLDAKKNLAQMIIDSIP
- a CDS encoding GTP cyclohydrolase IIa encodes the protein MIQMTLIQIDNYGPWTVTPRPRTESDLQILQARLFADLNSYFGSKKGLVFFTRFDNLLAISNGINEEDHLRIQRSIRNKYPITVSMGVGAADTPHEAQKLATIALQKAGSAQSGERKEILAIDSLVSEEDSFVQAAHIDINSVTETFTDIESAFDTSFSVNKAQHYLMTKLIKRGALLFFIGGDNFMAPCNGLTEKDIEDLMIEIDEEIGIKLKAGIGRAKNAEDAAYMADIGLEEIRAHNNEMWTWVVEKED